The Streptomyces sp. M92 nucleotide sequence CGCGCACACGGCGCAATCTGTTGGGCAGGAACTCGCCTGTCTCCTCATCGCGTTCGTCGACGACCTCCACTTCGGCTCCGTAGGCCCGGAGAATGGCCAGGTTCTGTTCCGTGGTCTTGGCGTCCACCACGCACAGGAAGCGCAGGTTGAAATACCTGCATATTTGTGCGAGCCCTACTGCGAGATTTCCCGAACTCGACTCCACGATCACCGAACGTCCCGGCTCTATGTCGCCGTTGCGCAGCGCTTCGAGGAGCATGTTCAGGCCGCTCCGGTCCTTGATGCTGCCCCCTGGATTGAACCGCTCGATCTTGGCGTAGACATGAGCGCTCCCGCCAGCAAACATGCGGTCCAGCTTCACCAGAGGTGTCTTGCCGATCGTCCCCAGAATCCCCGAATGCGATGCGCTCGGCATGGATTCCCCCTCACCTGTTGGGCGTGCACTGAGGACAGTAGAGCGCGACTTCGCCTGGGAACGGGTTTGGCCATGGCAGGGAAGTGTCACCGCAAGGTCCTGACAGCTCGGGACCGCCACAGGGGCCCCTTGTTGGCCAAGACTGAGGTCATCAGAAACAGCCGTGAACCGTTCGCAGATTCAGGTGGGGGCAGTGGATTCAGGTGAGGTCGTGGATTCCGGGAGGACCGTCGTTTCCGGGGGGAGTGCGGATGCGGAGGGACGCATCGGGCAGGGGGAGAGCCAGGACGTGGTGACGCGGAAGGGACCGCGGCCCGCACCGGACTACCCGCCGTACGCGCTGGCCGGCGCTCTCGACCGGGAGCTGGGCGACCCCGCCCGCGCCGATCTGCCCTTCTTCCCGGGCCGGCTGCGCGAGCTGGACGCGGCCGAGGACTTCCCGGCCGACCAGGTGCGCCTCCTCGACGCGGCGGGCCTGCCCGCGCACTACGTGCCGGCCCGCCACGGCGGCGCCCTGCACAGCTACGAGGACCTGCTGCACCTGGTCCGGGTGGTGGCGCGGCGGGACCTGACCGTCGCCATCGCGCACACCAAGACCTATCTCGGCGCGGTCAGCACCTGGGTCGCGGGCTCGGCCGAGCAGGCCCGTGCCCTGGGCGAGCGGGTCGCGGCCGGCGCGGTCGTCTCCTGGGGCCTGACCGAGCGCGAGCACGGCAGCGACCTGCTCTCCGGCACCCTGACCGCGACCCGCACCCCGGACGGCGGCTACCGGCTCGACGGCGAGAAGTGGCTGATCAACAACGCCACCCGCTGCGACCTGATCTGCGTACTCGCCCGCACCGCACCCGAGGGCGGCACCCGGGGCTACAGCCTGCTGCTCGTCGACCGGTCGACGCTCGCCGACGGCACCCACACCCCGCTGCCCGCCGCCCGCACCCACGGCATCCGCGGCGCCGACATCAGCGGCATCTCCTTCACCGACGCGCGGGTGCCCGCCTCCGTCCTGCTCGGTGCGGAGGGCAGCGGGATCGAGACGGTGCTGCGGGCCCTCCAGATCACCCGCACCCTGTGCGCCTCGCTGTCCCTCGGGGCGGGCGACCACGCGCTGCGCATCGCCACCGGTTTCGGCCTGGAGCACCAGCTGTACGGCAAGCGCCTCATCGATCTCCCGCAGGCCCGCCGCTCCCTGACCGAGGCGTACGCGGACCTGCTCACGGCGGAGGCCGTCACCCTCCTCGCGGCGCGCGGGGTGCACACGCTCACCGAGGAGATGAGCGTCGCGTCCCCCACGCTCAAGTACCTGGTGCCCACGACCGTCGACCAACTGATCACCGACATGGGGCAGTTCCTCGGCGCGCGGTCCTTCCTCAGCGAGGACTTCGCGCACGGCGCGTTCGCCAAGCTGGAGCGTGACCACCGCATCGTCGGCATCTTCGACGGCAACTCGCTGGTCAACCTCAACGCCCTGATCAACCAGTTCGGTTCACTCGCCCGCGGCTACCGGGCCGGGCGCACCGAGGCCGACGCGCTCGCCACGGCCGCCGACCTCGGCCTGCCGGTACCGGAGTTCGATCCCGTACGGCTCGAACTGACCTCCCGGGGCGGCAACAGCGTCACCGCGTCGCTGCCCGCCGGAGCCGACGCGCTGCGCGCGCTGGCCGACGCCGGCGCGGTGCCCGCGTCCCTGGCCGACCGCGCGGCGCACCTGCGCGAAGTCGCCGACGAGACCCACGAGCGGATGGCGGCCCACCGGCCCACACCCCGCGACGTGCCCGCCGACGCCTTCGACCTGGCCCACCGGTACACGCTGTGCGCGGCCGCGGCGGCCTGCGTACAGATCTTCCTGCGCAACCGGGCCGCCCGCACCGGGGGCGCCTGGCGCGACGGCCTCTGGCTGGAGGCGTGTCTCGCCCGGCTCGCGGCCCGGCTGGCGCCGGGCCGGCTGCCCGCTGAGGGGACCGGGGACGAGGAGGCCGTCCTGGACGACCTGCTGCCCCACCTCCTCGACCAGCACGCAGGCGGACACATGTTCTCGCTGCTGCCCTTCCCCCTCGCCCCCTCCCCGGACGACGCCGGGCGGCCCGTCCGGTCCGCCGCCGTACCGCAGCTCCAGGAGACGTCGTGACCCCGACCGCCCCCGCCCCCACCACCGGCCGCCCCTCGACGGCCGACCTGGAAGCCGTCCTCGGTGATCCGCACGACTCGGCCAACCCGCTCGGCCTGCACGCGGTCCTGGCCGCCGACGAGCGCGCCGAGCTGCTGCCCGAGGGCGAACGAGCCCTCGACGAATGGGGGCTGAACGCCGAGTTCGTACCGGCCCGCCTGGGCGGCCGGCTCACCGACATCGAGCGCCTCATGCACGTGATGCGCGCGGTCTCCCGCCGCGACCCCACGCTGGCCCTCGGCTACGGTTTCACCAACTACATCTCCGGCTCCGCCATGTGGACCTCCGGCAGCCCGGCGCAGCAGCGCCGGATGGCCGACATCCTGCTCGCCGGCGGCCGGACGGCGGCCGGATACAACGAGCTCCCGCACGGCAACGACTTCACCCGCACCGACCTCACCGCCACCCCCGACGGCGGCCGGCTGCTGCTGGACGGGCGCAAGCAGGTCGTCAACAACATCGGGCGCGCCGACGCCGTCGTGCTGCTCGCCCGCACCGGCGAGGGCCCCGGCAACCGCAGCCACTCGCACGTCTTCGTGGACTTCACCGAAGGCCACGCCGACCGGGTGCGGCGCGACGAGCGCTTCCCCACGGCGGGCCTGCGCGGCTGCCTCATCGGCGGCGCCGAGTTCACCGCGTTCCCGGTCCCCGCCGACGCCCACATCGGACCGGTGGGCGGCGCCATGGAGACCGTCCTGCGCGCCTTCCAGACCACCCGCGCCGTCGCCCCCGGCATGATGGCCGGCGCCTTCGACACGATCCTGCGTACGGTG carries:
- a CDS encoding acyl-CoA dehydrogenase family protein, with the translated sequence MVTRKGPRPAPDYPPYALAGALDRELGDPARADLPFFPGRLRELDAAEDFPADQVRLLDAAGLPAHYVPARHGGALHSYEDLLHLVRVVARRDLTVAIAHTKTYLGAVSTWVAGSAEQARALGERVAAGAVVSWGLTEREHGSDLLSGTLTATRTPDGGYRLDGEKWLINNATRCDLICVLARTAPEGGTRGYSLLLVDRSTLADGTHTPLPAARTHGIRGADISGISFTDARVPASVLLGAEGSGIETVLRALQITRTLCASLSLGAGDHALRIATGFGLEHQLYGKRLIDLPQARRSLTEAYADLLTAEAVTLLAARGVHTLTEEMSVASPTLKYLVPTTVDQLITDMGQFLGARSFLSEDFAHGAFAKLERDHRIVGIFDGNSLVNLNALINQFGSLARGYRAGRTEADALATAADLGLPVPEFDPVRLELTSRGGNSVTASLPAGADALRALADAGAVPASLADRAAHLREVADETHERMAAHRPTPRDVPADAFDLAHRYTLCAAAAACVQIFLRNRAARTGGAWRDGLWLEACLARLAARLAPGRLPAEGTGDEEAVLDDLLPHLLDQHAGGHMFSLLPFPLAPSPDDAGRPVRSAAVPQLQETS